A window of Vescimonas fastidiosa contains these coding sequences:
- a CDS encoding DUF4430 domain-containing protein, translating into MKKRAMSLLMALVMVFSLLGTTATAWAADSTKLPKLKAGVSPTAEATVQTGMSFVLSDLQMAKIFPIAFRESYYYQRSADGGKTWSELRNFTDNYHDGVTDCVLLETKAGDYMYRVRATTDGVNFSEDTWTLTLHVRDNPTFNYTFTISKDYNGNYPILKLYQVKEDENGKEVLGEELKNCFLYSNFTSTLPEGETAYDPAMGKVSDNGYQTFYTSLASGRYAYRAFGYNEETKAYDIALGGMAMSFPMAASDVSGSSGSQTVPILCHSYGVDNKKEDGSKFTAKDINLELTSPSTKSEVEIGTPYVNKDDGYTYYPCMVYAVGRGCLYSIYLSSNVPGLSFQLSPTAMYDPNTEAQSTLTTLEAPARVTYVVPSDATFGLYMQRNNFNTAAVEPAVAWKDNGDGTKSATFEMNKADDMYTWRLSDATHVTRAGFLTQKDVVNDEHTFRLSFADGVNPDNTQRLSHDRGSLGTTVKARDEADIQVNLDPSGYKVLDGVTRLRAYRYWELINSDIANIMVEPDFHWNILSGNATFKALNGGNAGSNWVDVKPGTQDTILAAYYDSIDVDPLNHGNMGGLFPATSPERLSVSVVAGTDTKHGTADAVVRYNPLAGASSARPNEWDYSFDTWFYNDKDAAPTLNFTVDSTGSTQVEYAFVAADTNLQAKLTDYTVVSADESGKYMVPLSAFNTLGNGRGGTVILRMTDSTGVSYRLVRVAAVTVKIENLSNPGEPFTPGTKIRVTFDGLYRGINKASGVFNPLALNVTYNTPDGQELDAATAVGQYMEMDNAVMKVTIPKDIKFEDGADSVDYVLSGGYVSGYMYSASNPFGFMYKMTDQGMPTNFAALSLRILMAHLMDISIPVQKLTYDVRICAEDQDGNAIDGAAVTLTNNDGTKFTAENGIYKDLPYDTYYYYVRTAGYICASGSFTLKTSSANQVKDGVLTIALPLAKAGEGAWDGKETKEPAKDERGVYQIGTGAELAWFAQTVNGGTKNNIKGLLTGDIELAGYLWTPIGDTTKGFAGELSGNGHTVRNLYISSTKNDQGLIGLLNTNGKVHDLTVTGSVITTGKDAAGIVGKAKTKTTIVNCLNRADVTAASSAAGVVGMADGMVSKAAAAKNAPAITGCGNTGTITATDEAGCAGGVASVASMFLARGGVMKDCFNVGTVTGAGKSGAVTNTSNKQKQADGGGNYFLAGCLHGSGDEPIIGTGKTADELMEMLKDRTDSVGKGLYEALHAIKDQAAADAVIEKIAAIGAVTLDSKNAIDAAQAAYDALTDAQKALVSNAKALTEAQAAYKKLLEDHAAADAVIKKIEAIGTATKDSKNAIDAAQAAYDALTDDQKALVKNYQTLVDAALAYDKLVAEPDRDLSLESLRQLALQRLETLRNTLGSKAESAYKQGVATVSAAKDKAAVEKAYQAAVVAMRKAAGSYGKVQVIVENTTYAKKDGAAWDGTLVNTWVNLTEDSTIMSCVEAALKTVKATGEGFERNYISSINGLKEFDGSASSGWMGTLNDWFTNEGFGAFTVKSGKLADGDVIRVMFTLNGYGADLGGSWSNSDTTLKSLLVEGGQLERAFKSGRPGAQYDYTLVIDGNNGNIKLTPTATNKNFQVKTFLNEKVTDRTEGVNFFKSTETLPVKAGDTVYVGCGAKGWLSMNNQEGNTQDSDGTWYALHIVSKNADADSVNKLIAALPDSITYDTYKKYANAVASARAAYRTLTEAEREKVTGLAKLERCEQAIAEYTPVDAFKADILEKLPEANRLTIKDKDAVAAAEVMFNSLTEAQKACLTPAERQKMEDVLAEMARILQDPVKHVEEKIDAIGEVTLEKADAVDTAKAAYDALSDEQKAQVSNADKLLAAVKKLAELRRDALLANLGTIYKTTGNFMATLGTPTVNSIGGEWMVIGLARSGRTVPAGYYDNVVDYVKAKADKNERLHPAKVTDNARVILALTSIGKDVTNVGGHNLLKGLDSMDYIQTQGINGPIWALIALDSHNYPTSGDVTREKLIQVILDAQLTDGGWDLSAENADTDMTAMAIQALAPYYKTNETVKAAVDKALEALSALQRNDGGFGSWGTINSESCAQVIVALTALGIDPTVDSRFVKNGKTPLDALAGFFVDGGGFRHTAGGDLDGMATEQGYYALAAYYRFANAQTRLYDMSDVTVQTGSNGTPATGDAGVTMWIIALPTAAVAAALVLGKKKREG; encoded by the coding sequence ATGAAAAAAAGAGCAATGTCATTACTCATGGCGTTGGTGATGGTTTTCTCCCTGCTGGGGACCACGGCCACGGCATGGGCAGCTGACAGCACAAAACTCCCGAAACTTAAAGCAGGCGTATCGCCCACGGCTGAGGCCACGGTGCAGACCGGAATGAGCTTCGTTCTAAGCGACCTGCAAATGGCGAAGATCTTCCCGATCGCGTTCAGAGAGAGCTACTACTATCAGCGCTCTGCTGACGGAGGAAAGACCTGGAGCGAGCTTCGCAATTTTACCGACAATTACCACGATGGCGTAACGGACTGCGTCCTGCTGGAGACAAAGGCGGGCGACTATATGTACCGGGTCCGGGCCACAACAGATGGCGTGAATTTCTCCGAGGACACATGGACGCTGACGCTCCATGTGCGGGATAATCCGACCTTTAACTATACCTTTACCATAAGCAAGGACTACAACGGCAATTACCCGATCCTAAAGCTGTATCAAGTCAAAGAGGACGAGAACGGCAAGGAAGTGCTGGGGGAGGAACTGAAAAACTGCTTCCTTTACAGCAACTTCACCTCCACACTCCCGGAGGGCGAAACGGCGTATGACCCGGCCATGGGTAAGGTGTCCGACAATGGGTATCAGACCTTCTATACCAGCTTGGCGAGCGGGCGCTACGCTTACCGCGCCTTTGGCTACAATGAGGAGACCAAGGCCTACGACATCGCCCTGGGCGGCATGGCTATGTCGTTCCCCATGGCCGCTTCGGACGTTTCTGGCTCCAGCGGCAGCCAGACGGTGCCCATCCTGTGCCACTCCTATGGCGTGGATAACAAGAAAGAGGACGGAAGCAAATTTACTGCTAAAGACATCAACCTGGAACTGACCTCTCCCAGCACAAAGAGCGAGGTAGAGATCGGCACACCCTATGTCAACAAGGACGACGGGTACACCTATTATCCCTGCATGGTCTATGCCGTGGGCAGAGGCTGCCTATACAGCATTTATCTGTCCTCCAATGTGCCGGGGCTTAGCTTCCAGCTTTCGCCCACGGCCATGTATGACCCCAATACGGAGGCCCAGTCTACGCTGACTACCCTGGAAGCCCCCGCACGGGTGACCTATGTGGTGCCTTCGGATGCCACCTTCGGCCTGTACATGCAGCGCAACAACTTCAACACCGCAGCCGTAGAACCCGCTGTGGCCTGGAAGGACAATGGCGACGGGACAAAGTCTGCTACCTTTGAAATGAATAAGGCAGACGATATGTATACCTGGCGGCTCAGCGACGCGACTCATGTGACTCGCGCCGGTTTCTTGACCCAAAAGGATGTTGTCAATGACGAGCATACCTTCCGCCTGTCCTTCGCGGACGGCGTCAATCCCGACAACACACAGAGACTGTCCCATGACCGCGGCAGCCTGGGTACGACAGTGAAAGCCCGGGATGAGGCGGACATCCAAGTGAACCTGGATCCCAGCGGATACAAGGTGCTGGACGGCGTGACCCGCCTGCGTGCCTACCGTTATTGGGAGCTTATTAACAGCGATATCGCCAATATCATGGTGGAGCCGGACTTCCACTGGAATATTCTCTCCGGCAACGCCACCTTCAAGGCCCTCAACGGCGGCAATGCCGGCAGCAACTGGGTAGATGTGAAGCCCGGCACCCAGGACACGATCCTTGCCGCTTATTATGACAGCATTGATGTAGACCCCCTGAATCATGGCAATATGGGCGGCCTGTTCCCGGCCACGAGCCCCGAGCGCCTGTCTGTTTCGGTGGTGGCCGGTACGGACACCAAGCACGGCACGGCAGACGCTGTGGTACGCTACAATCCGCTGGCCGGGGCCAGCTCTGCCCGCCCCAATGAGTGGGATTACAGCTTTGATACCTGGTTCTATAACGACAAGGATGCGGCCCCCACCCTGAACTTTACCGTGGACAGCACCGGCAGCACCCAGGTGGAGTATGCCTTTGTGGCTGCCGACACAAATCTGCAAGCCAAGTTGACGGACTACACGGTGGTCTCTGCCGATGAAAGCGGCAAGTATATGGTGCCTCTGTCCGCCTTTAACACGCTGGGCAACGGGAGAGGCGGCACGGTGATCCTCCGCATGACCGACTCCACCGGCGTAAGCTATCGCCTTGTGCGGGTGGCTGCGGTCACGGTGAAAATAGAGAATCTCTCCAACCCCGGCGAGCCCTTTACGCCCGGCACCAAGATTCGGGTGACCTTCGACGGCCTGTACCGGGGCATCAACAAGGCGTCCGGCGTGTTCAATCCCCTGGCCTTAAATGTGACCTATAACACACCCGACGGCCAAGAGCTCGATGCGGCTACAGCTGTCGGACAGTACATGGAGATGGACAACGCCGTGATGAAAGTTACCATCCCCAAAGACATTAAGTTTGAAGACGGCGCGGATTCGGTGGACTATGTGTTGAGCGGCGGCTATGTTTCCGGCTATATGTATAGCGCCTCCAACCCCTTCGGCTTCATGTATAAGATGACCGACCAGGGTATGCCCACCAACTTTGCAGCCCTGAGCCTGCGCATTTTGATGGCCCACTTGATGGACATTTCCATCCCGGTGCAGAAGCTGACTTATGATGTCCGCATTTGCGCAGAGGATCAAGACGGCAATGCCATAGATGGGGCGGCGGTGACGCTGACGAACAACGACGGCACGAAGTTTACCGCTGAGAATGGCATTTACAAAGACCTGCCCTATGACACTTATTACTACTATGTCCGGACGGCTGGTTATATCTGCGCATCCGGCTCCTTTACCTTGAAAACCTCCAGTGCGAACCAGGTGAAGGATGGCGTGCTGACCATTGCGCTGCCTCTTGCGAAGGCGGGCGAGGGTGCCTGGGACGGCAAGGAGACAAAGGAACCCGCAAAGGACGAGCGCGGCGTATACCAAATCGGTACCGGCGCGGAGCTGGCGTGGTTTGCCCAGACGGTGAACGGCGGCACGAAGAACAACATCAAGGGCCTGCTGACCGGGGACATTGAGCTGGCCGGATATTTGTGGACGCCCATCGGTGACACCACCAAGGGCTTTGCCGGTGAACTCAGCGGCAACGGACATACCGTTCGCAACCTCTACATCAGCAGCACTAAGAACGACCAGGGCCTTATCGGCCTGCTGAACACCAACGGCAAGGTGCATGACCTGACCGTGACCGGCAGCGTTATCACCACCGGCAAGGATGCCGCCGGTATCGTGGGCAAGGCCAAGACAAAAACCACCATCGTAAACTGCCTGAACCGGGCGGATGTTACCGCCGCTTCCAGTGCTGCGGGTGTTGTGGGTATGGCCGACGGAATGGTGAGTAAAGCGGCTGCGGCCAAGAACGCGCCCGCCATTACCGGCTGCGGCAATACGGGCACGATTACAGCTACGGACGAGGCCGGCTGCGCAGGCGGCGTTGCCAGCGTAGCATCTATGTTCCTTGCGAGGGGCGGCGTAATGAAGGATTGCTTTAATGTCGGCACCGTTACGGGCGCGGGCAAATCCGGAGCCGTTACCAACACGAGCAACAAGCAGAAGCAGGCGGACGGCGGCGGAAACTACTTCCTGGCCGGGTGTCTACATGGCAGCGGCGACGAGCCTATTATCGGCACGGGAAAGACCGCTGACGAACTGATGGAAATGCTCAAGGACCGTACCGATTCCGTGGGCAAGGGCCTCTATGAGGCATTGCATGCCATAAAGGACCAGGCGGCGGCTGACGCTGTTATCGAGAAGATCGCGGCCATCGGCGCCGTGACCCTGGACAGCAAGAACGCCATCGACGCGGCCCAGGCGGCTTACGATGCGCTGACGGATGCCCAAAAGGCGCTGGTGAGCAATGCCAAGGCTCTCACGGAGGCCCAGGCAGCCTACAAGAAGCTCCTGGAGGACCATGCAGCGGCAGATGCCGTTATCAAGAAAATCGAAGCCATTGGGACTGCGACCAAGGACAGCAAGAACGCCATTGATGCGGCCCAGGCGGCTTATGATGCACTGACGGACGATCAGAAAGCACTGGTAAAAAACTATCAGACGCTGGTGGACGCTGCACTTGCTTACGATAAGCTGGTTGCTGAGCCCGACCGGGATCTGTCCCTGGAGAGCCTTAGACAGCTTGCTCTCCAGCGGCTGGAGACGCTGCGCAATACCTTGGGCAGCAAGGCGGAAAGCGCCTACAAACAGGGTGTTGCGACCGTATCTGCGGCTAAGGACAAAGCTGCTGTAGAAAAGGCATATCAGGCTGCTGTGGTGGCCATGCGCAAGGCGGCGGGCAGCTACGGCAAGGTACAGGTCATCGTAGAGAATACCACCTATGCCAAGAAGGACGGCGCTGCCTGGGACGGCACCCTGGTAAACACCTGGGTGAATCTGACGGAGGACAGCACGATAATGTCCTGCGTGGAGGCGGCGCTGAAAACCGTAAAGGCCACCGGCGAGGGCTTTGAGAGAAACTATATCTCCAGCATCAATGGACTGAAGGAATTTGACGGCAGTGCATCCTCCGGCTGGATGGGTACGCTGAACGACTGGTTTACCAATGAGGGCTTCGGTGCCTTTACCGTAAAGAGCGGCAAGCTGGCCGACGGCGATGTGATCCGCGTTATGTTCACCCTCAACGGCTACGGTGCTGATTTGGGTGGCAGCTGGAGCAATTCGGATACCACGCTCAAATCCCTGCTGGTGGAGGGCGGACAGCTTGAGCGGGCGTTCAAGTCCGGCAGACCCGGCGCGCAGTATGACTACACGCTGGTCATTGACGGAAACAACGGTAACATTAAGCTGACCCCCACTGCGACCAACAAGAACTTCCAGGTCAAGACCTTCCTCAACGAGAAAGTGACGGACAGAACGGAGGGCGTGAACTTCTTCAAGAGTACCGAGACCCTCCCGGTGAAGGCTGGCGACACCGTCTATGTGGGCTGCGGTGCTAAGGGTTGGCTGAGTATGAACAACCAGGAGGGCAATACCCAGGATAGCGACGGCACATGGTACGCCCTGCATATTGTAAGTAAAAATGCAGATGCAGATTCGGTGAATAAGCTGATTGCAGCATTGCCGGATTCCATCACATACGACACTTACAAAAAATATGCGAATGCAGTCGCTTCGGCCCGGGCAGCCTATCGGACATTGACTGAGGCGGAGAGGGAAAAGGTGACTGGCCTGGCGAAGCTGGAACGCTGCGAACAGGCTATTGCGGAGTATACACCTGTGGATGCCTTTAAGGCCGACATCCTTGAGAAGCTGCCGGAAGCCAACCGACTGACCATTAAGGATAAGGACGCTGTGGCTGCGGCAGAGGTAATGTTCAATTCTCTTACAGAGGCACAGAAGGCGTGCCTGACACCGGCTGAACGGCAAAAGATGGAAGATGTGCTGGCTGAAATGGCGCGGATACTCCAAGACCCTGTGAAGCATGTGGAGGAGAAGATCGACGCCATCGGCGAGGTGACCCTGGAGAAGGCTGATGCAGTGGACACTGCCAAGGCTGCTTACGATGCCCTCAGCGATGAGCAGAAGGCTCAGGTGAGCAATGCGGACAAACTGCTGGCGGCTGTGAAGAAGCTGGCTGAGCTGCGCCGTGATGCTCTGCTGGCAAATCTCGGCACCATCTACAAGACCACCGGCAACTTCATGGCCACCCTGGGCACCCCCACCGTGAACTCCATCGGCGGCGAGTGGATGGTCATCGGCCTGGCCCGCAGCGGCCGCACCGTGCCCGCCGGGTACTATGACAATGTGGTCGACTATGTCAAGGCCAAGGCTGACAAGAACGAGCGTCTGCACCCGGCCAAAGTCACCGACAACGCCCGGGTGATCCTGGCCCTGACCTCTATCGGCAAGGATGTCACCAATGTGGGCGGCCACAACCTGCTGAAGGGGCTGGACAGCATGGACTATATCCAGACCCAGGGCATCAACGGCCCCATCTGGGCGCTCATCGCTCTGGACAGCCACAACTATCCGACCTCCGGTGATGTGACCCGGGAGAAGCTGATTCAGGTGATCCTGGATGCCCAGCTCACCGACGGTGGTTGGGATCTCAGCGCTGAGAACGCCGACACCGATATGACCGCTATGGCCATCCAGGCCCTGGCACCTTACTACAAGACCAACGAGACCGTGAAGGCTGCTGTGGATAAGGCTCTGGAGGCCCTTTCCGCCCTGCAGCGTAATGACGGCGGCTTTGGCAGCTGGGGCACCATCAATAGCGAGTCCTGCGCTCAGGTCATCGTGGCCCTTACAGCCCTGGGCATCGACCCCACCGTGGACAGCCGCTTTGTGAAGAACGGAAAGACGCCCCTGGATGCCCTGGCGGGCTTCTTTGTGGACGGCGGCGGCTTCCGCCACACCGCTGGCGGCGACCTGGACGGCATGGCCACCGAGCAGGGCTACTACGCCCTGGCGGCCTACTACCGCTTCGCAAACGCCCAGACCCGGCTCTATGACATGAGCGATGTGACCGTTCAGACCGGCAGCAACGGCACCCCCGCCACCGGGGATGCAGGCGTGACAATGTGGATCATCGCCCTGCCCACGGCAGCGGTTGCAGCAGCCCTCGTGCTGGGTAAGAAAAAGCGGGAGGGGTAA
- a CDS encoding sigma-70 family RNA polymerase sigma factor has protein sequence MNDSVVIIYNGAQVSVPKEVADFLEQDRKREQAQEKQDARHLSKSAFETVLSGWDGVKRPVEDAALRNLRLENLRRAIAGLDVQGQNLLSLRYGEELTMEEIGQIYGISKMAASKRLKKLYQKLEDSVL, from the coding sequence ATGAACGACTCAGTCGTTATCATCTACAACGGTGCGCAAGTATCGGTGCCAAAGGAGGTCGCAGACTTCCTGGAGCAGGATCGGAAGCGGGAACAGGCGCAGGAAAAGCAGGACGCAAGGCACCTGAGTAAAAGTGCGTTTGAAACGGTGCTGTCCGGCTGGGATGGTGTCAAGCGGCCCGTGGAGGATGCGGCGCTTAGGAACCTCCGGCTTGAAAATCTGCGCAGAGCCATTGCGGGGCTGGATGTGCAGGGTCAAAACCTGCTCTCTCTCCGTTACGGCGAGGAGCTGACCATGGAGGAGATCGGCCAGATCTACGGCATCTCCAAAATGGCGGCATCAAAGCGACTGAAAAAGCTGTACCAAAAGTTAGAGGATTCTGTCTTATGA
- a CDS encoding AlpA family phage regulatory protein produces MKRSHYTNYDQLPLFLNAELVSKTLGIAPSSAYELMHEKNFPTLRIGSRMVVPKDKFIEWVVQHTKGGGSE; encoded by the coding sequence ATGAAGCGATCTCATTACACAAACTATGACCAACTACCCCTGTTTCTCAATGCAGAACTGGTGTCCAAGACGCTGGGCATTGCACCCTCCAGCGCCTATGAGCTGATGCACGAAAAGAACTTCCCCACTCTGCGCATCGGCAGCCGCATGGTGGTGCCGAAAGACAAATTTATCGAGTGGGTGGTGCAGCATACGAAAGGCGGTGGCAGCGAGTGA
- a CDS encoding helix-turn-helix domain-containing protein, with amino-acid sequence MSKARPPMGWERAKNCFPVPNELLQLNLPAGAVAVYIYLLCHADRRTNRCHPSEATMAKVLHLSRNTVAKHVRLLEEYGLIITERTQVQMKNGIRKNGNLRYTIVPMYDVLEQRYQRQMAELERQQVQQKLAAQVAEAPCSPL; translated from the coding sequence GTGAGCAAAGCCAGGCCGCCTATGGGCTGGGAGCGGGCGAAGAATTGTTTCCCCGTGCCCAACGAGCTGCTGCAACTCAATCTGCCTGCCGGTGCTGTCGCCGTGTACATTTACCTACTGTGCCACGCCGACCGTCGAACGAATCGGTGCCATCCCAGCGAAGCGACTATGGCAAAAGTCCTGCATCTCTCCCGCAATACCGTAGCCAAGCATGTGCGCCTGCTGGAGGAATACGGGCTCATCATCACGGAGCGGACGCAGGTACAGATGAAAAATGGTATTAGGAAAAACGGAAACCTGCGGTATACCATCGTCCCTATGTACGATGTCTTGGAGCAGCGTTACCAGCGGCAAATGGCCGAGCTGGAGCGTCAGCAAGTGCAGCAGAAGCTGGCGGCACAGGTCGCAGAAGCCCCGTGTTCGCCCCTGTGA